A segment of the Saccharomyces kudriavzevii IFO 1802 strain IFO1802 genome assembly, chromosome: 2 genome:
TTCGTTGATGTTGGGGCTTTGATTTTCCTATGAATATCCTAGCCTCTGCAGTAATAGTGCCCTTTTCATTCTGAAACTATACGGTTTTGTTTCTCTTCGAAAAAATCCTTTCATACGATCATGAGGCACAATGGAAGAAGGCCAATACTACCATTATAATGATCTTGTTCTATTATATTTAATACTgaaatcaaacaaaaaacatATCTATTACAAATTAACTTCATTGGCAAATCCCTTAAGTTctcttttcattgtttCAGCGGTTTTGGGATCGAGCCTGGCTATCCTATCGATGATATCTTGGAAGCTCGCTGTTTTGATATCAAAACtatcttgttcttcttcgtctGCATCAACGTCATCCCCTTCTTCGTCTATACTTGCAGGCACGTTTAAGTTCAGATCTGTgtccatttcttcattctctAACGCAGCGTCATCTGGTCCCTCAGTTATTGCTTCAttatcgtcatcgtcatcaccAGTAGTAATATCAGCCCCCTCAGTTGCGGCCTTGAGTGGCCCTTCAGTACTGACATCCATATTTATATCCCCATCTGCATCCGTATTGGTGTTAACGCCTGTGTTTCCCCCTTCTGCATTCTTGCTTTCCGGCACCATGGATTCTTTAACAAATAGCATTGTCTTATAATATTTCAATTTGTATTTATTGTACTCATAGTTTCCTTGAACCATACAGCCAAGTTCGTATTTCACTATTCTCCTCATCTTGACTAAGTCCAATTCTTTGAACCATCCTGTCAATTCATTTGCCTTATCTAAATATTGAACATTGTTAAAAACTTCTGCAATGTTTGGCTCGCCGACTAATAAGTCAATTTGCAACATCAAGTACCATGGTACTCTTTTCCCATCAAATTTGAACCTATCATCAATATCGCCTGGAGTGTTGGATTCAAATACTAATGGTGGTGGTTTGggtacattttttttcactagAGGAGAAGATAATAACTTTCTTTCAATCTTAAAATATTCGGTTTGGTACTGAGCATATTTTACAGAGCTTCTAGGGTCTAATCCAAACTTTATATAGGTGTTCCTCCAAGGTCCCATAGTGAAACGATAAGATATGAGTGCTAGTGCTATCTTTATGGTATGATGTACCTTTTTCGGCACAATCCCATCAAGATGCCTTTTAACCCAGATGGGACGCTTAGCAAATAATTCTTTTAGAATTTGCAGACATTCCTCTAATGATTGGTAAAATTTGGAGTCCCTTTTAGTACCTGGGTAgacttttgttttcttggcCGCCTCAAAATCTTCGAGTAACTGCTCATGAGCTTGGAAAGGAATAACTGTTTTATCACTTAGATCGTGGACAAACAATTGATAGTTTTTGATGTATGTCCCTTTGACCTCCGTGACAccgtttttctttttctttgcaaatgGATTAGCCTTATATTTATAAAGTAGAGGGAAACCAACCATTGATAATTTGGGCGGTGGCGGCAATTGAAAATCTGTACCTGGAATTATAACGCTACGATCTAAAATCAAATTGGCTATGTTTTCCTGAGGTTGGGAGTCGTTATCTGGCACAGAATTGACAAAACTTTTAAAATTATCCCATTTTAAGGAACCGAAACTACTTTCAAACTCCTTTGCGGAAGGGACGTTATCCagtttgatttgaaaatccGACATTTCTCTGAATTTTATGGTATTATCTACTATGGTTACAGGAGTAACCCTTAATTCGTTTGAGTCCTTCAGAGAACTGATAGAACACTTGacactattattattttttgccAGAGTTCCCTTAGGCATTGTGACTTTTAAGATGACAGACTCGTCTCTAAAGGGAACCCTCTTACCAATTATAGGGTGCTCGTTGAAATAATTTTTAGATCCGTCTCTATCGTAACCATCGTTTAAATACAATTCTAACCCGTTTTGTGATTCGATGGGGCCATGTTCCTTGAAGGCTTCCttaactttttcaatacCCCCACACATTTTCATGGCTTTTCGTATGCTGGAGTGTTTTGTGGAGACATTAAGTGGTAACTCTAAACTTGGAATTCTGGGCAGATCTAATGTATATTCATCTGCTATTACCGGTGGTGTTTGGTCAGCGGTAGAATCCGAAATTGCAGAAAGAGTAGCAAGAGGTTCTTCTGTACTATCCGTTGACATATTTTTAGCCTcagttttgtttttatttttcttctcccAATTATAAGGCTCCAATAGcctttttcccttttttatcctttttgTTTAGTCCTTCAGTTCTTGTTCTCAAAATGTTATTTACCTTCtctatcttttctttacatTTAAAGAAACGCGCTGAAAACTACAGAGCTtgtttttatcaaaaacaaatgaAGGCATATTAGGACAAGatataaacaaagaaatttcaaaaatataatgagACTCACTATCGTGCACATTCATATACTATGTATATATCTACTCCATTCTAAAGAACCAGTTAGATTTTTCATGATACCATGAAGCATAATATAAGTGGAAGTTTGGAGAaaagtgatgatgaagtcattctcaagaattttttttctttttcatctcCCAAATAATCGATACTACATACAAATATACAGATAGCTTAAGAGGACGTTCAAATTGCATAAGGAGGGGGGGGGGGaataaggaaaataaagaagTACACCTACACTAAACCCCTTTCTCTCTCTAAGCGtgtcttcattttattgaaCCAGTCCTGCAACGTTTCACCTTTTCTGTTTAGCACCACAATGATGGCAGTCATATTATCAAAACCGACACCCGTGTTACTATTGGCCTGTGCTATCCCATGATCCAGCAACTTCGTTATTATAGCGTCCAACTTCGTGCCTGACACCAGGTGGTACTTTATGAAGTGAATTAGTTGTTTGTTATTATAAATATCCCATATACCGTCACAGGCCAATACCAAAAATTCATCTCTAGAATAGTCAATCTTATGCATCAGCACATCTGGTTCAACAGTGACTTGTGCTTCTTGTGGCGCTGTTCCATTAGTTAAATTCTGAGTAATGTTTGTAAGTTTAGTCCTTCTATGTGGATACGAGACACCTCTtttgaat
Coding sequences within it:
- the TFC1 gene encoding transcription factor TFIIIC subunit TFC1 (similar to Saccharomyces cerevisiae TFC1 (YBR123C); ancestral locus Anc_3.384), with protein sequence MSTDSTEEPLATLSAISDSTADQTPPVIADEYTLDLPRIPSLELPLNVSTKHSSIRKAMKMCGGIEKVKEAFKEHGPIESQNGLELYLNDGYDRDGSKNYFNEHPIIGKRVPFRDESVILKVTMPKGTLAKNNNSVKCSISSLKDSNELRVTPVTIVDNTIKFREMSDFQIKLDNVPSAKEFESSFGSLKWDNFKSFVNSVPDNDSQPQENIANLILDRSVIIPGTDFQLPPPPKLSMVGFPLLYKYKANPFAKKKKNGVTEVKGTYIKNYQLFVHDLSDKTVIPFQAHEQLLEDFEAAKKTKVYPGTKRDSKFYQSLEECLQILKELFAKRPIWVKRHLDGIVPKKVHHTIKIALALISYRFTMGPWRNTYIKFGLDPRSSVKYAQYQTEYFKIERKLLSSPLVKKNVPKPPPLVFESNTPGDIDDRFKFDGKRVPWYLMLQIDLLVGEPNIAEVFNNVQYLDKANELTGWFKELDLVKMRRIVKYELGCMVQGNYEYNKYKLKYYKTMLFVKESMVPESKNAEGGNTGVNTNTDADGDINMDVSTEGPLKAATEGADITTGDDDDDNEAITEGPDDAALENEEMDTDLNLNVPASIDEEGDDVDADEEEQDSFDIKTASFQDIIDRIARLDPKTAETMKRELKGFANEVNL